The Chryseobacterium glaciei DNA window TATCATTGTGGATGACGGTTCTCCGGATAATACGGAAGAGGTGGCTAAGAGATGGGTTGAAAAAGATAGTCGTTTTAAATATCTTTATAAATCAAACGGAGGCCTATCATCTGCAAGAAATGCCGGAATAGAAATAGCCGCCGGAGAATGGATCTTACCTTTGGATTGTGACGACAAGATTGGAAATCAGTATTTGAAACTTGCTGAAGAAAAATTTAATGAAAATTACAAGATTATATACTGTAATGCTGAAAAATTTGGATCTCAAAATGGTTTTTGGCAATTACCAGATTACAGTAGAAAAACCTTAGCAGTAGAAAATATCATTTTTTGTACTGCCTTTTTTAGAAAAAATGATTGGAAAAGAGTAAACGGCTACGATACCAATCTGATTTACGGTTGGGAAGATTGGGAATTTTGGATCTCCATTCTTAAAGATGGTGGCGAAGTTTATAAAATTAATGAAATTTGTTTTTATTATAGGATTAAAGAAACGTCTATGATTACAGAAATGTCATCAATCGACGGAAATATGAAAATTATGACTTCTAAAAATATTATATATAAAAAGCATATCGCCTTTTTCACCAAAGAATTAGGTAGTTTTCAAAGCTTATATAAACAAAATAAGAAATTAATAGCAGAAAATAATCATTTGAAAAACCTGCTAAACAGTAAAAGATACACCGTTATAAATAAAATTTTTAATCTTTTTAAGTTATGAAAGTATCTGTCGCTTTATGTACCTATAATGGTGAAAAATATTTATCTGATCAGCTAGATTCTATTATGAATCAAACAACGCTAGTAGATGAGATAGTAATCTGTGATGATGGTTCAAATGATAAAACTATAAATATTCTTTATGATTATCAGAGTAAATTTCCTGATATTATTAAAATTTTTAGAAATGAAAAAAATTTAGGTTTTATAAAGAATTTTGAAAAGGCGATTAACCTCTCTTCTCATGAAATTATTATTATAAGTGATCAGGATGACATTTGGGGAAAAGATAAGATACAAGAGACAGTTCATTTTCTGGAAACAAATCCCCAATATGATGGTGTTTTTCATGATCTAAAACTTATTGATAATGAGAAAACTTATCCATCATATTTAGATTGGAAGAAAATCACACATGAGGAAATCAATCAGGAAATTAAAAACAATGAACTTTTTGCTGCACTGGTAAAAAAAGGAAGTTTTATTTTAGGCTGCGCATTAGCAATAAAAAAAGATGCACTAAAAGCTCATGACATGGAAAATTTCCCTATTGCACACGATTACTATATTGCACAGAAATTAAGTCTAAAAAACAAACTCGGCTTTATTTCAAAGTCTTTGTCATCTTACAGACTACATGCTAATCAGGTTTATGGATTAAGATATAAATCCGATAAAAATGAAGAAGAAAATATTTCTTCAACACAAAAATATTTCAAAGAATATGTTTGGGGATATCTACAGGTTTTAAAAAGATATAAAGAATTAAATCCTAAAGAAAACGAAAAAAAAACAGACATATATTCTGTATTTATTAAAAATAGGAATACATATTTAAAATCATTGAGCTTTCTAGAGAGAAAAAAATACATTTTAAAATGTATTCGTCACAAATATCTTGATATGGAAATACCAGATTTATTTAAAATTTAAATTACTAAACATCATGGATGTAAGCATTTGTATTACCACCTATAAGCACGAAAAGTATATTAAAGAATGTCTTGAGAGTATTTTCTCTCAAGAATTCAATGGTGAATATGAAATTATCATTTGTAATGACAATTCACCAGATAATACCGAAGCCATTATCCATGAAATTATTACGACACATCCAAAGGGAAGTAAGGTGAAATATTATAAAAACACGCCTAACTTAGGATACGTAAAAAACACTTTATATTCTTTTTCGAAAGCTTCAGGTAAGTATATTTCTATTTTAGATGGTGACGATTATTGGATAAACCCATTAAAACTTCAAAAACAATATGATTTTTTAGAAACAAATCCAGATTTTTCAGGAGTAGGAACAGATTCTAAAGTAATATATGAAGAGCTATCTAAACCAAGCCATAATTTTTCAAATCACCTAGATCAGGAACTTACAAAGGATAATTTAACGGATTTAAATATTTGTCAAACCTCAACATTTTTTTTCAGAAAAAATATATTGAAACCTGATTTTCCAAAAGATATCATATCTGCAGACAGATGCCTTTATTTATTAGCAGGATGTTATGGGAAAATTAAAGTTTTGCCAGAACAAATGAGTACTTACAGGCAATTTGGAGCAAGTATCTCCAAAAATGTGACATATGATATGATGAAAAAGGATTTTGAAATTGTCCCTTTTATTAAAAAATATAATTCAGATTATAAGTCTTCTAAACTAAAGTCTTATTTTTATTATACTTTGATGACATATTCAAATGTAATTACAAAATTCAATTTTTATAAAGCCGCAACAGGATATTTTTTTAACAATGTTCTCTCAAAATTTTCATTGAATCCAATAAAATTATATCTGGCAATAAAATGGAGCAAGCATACAATTAACCAAAAATATCAGATAAAAGTAGAGAACAATAGTTTTATCTAAAACACACGAATAATGATTATAGGAAACGGACTTATCGCAAACTCACTAAAAAATATAGATTCAGGGGACATGCTGTTCTTTGCTTCCGGTGTTTCAAACTCCCTCGAAACCAGAAGCTCTGAATTTGAAAGAGAATTTACTCTTTTAAAAAATACTTTTAAAAATAATAGCGACGACAGCAAGCTTATTTATTTCTCTACGTTAAGCATTAATGATCAATCAAAACAAAGCAGCCATTACGTTCTACATAAAAAGGAAATTGAAAATTATATCCAAGAAAATTCCGAGAATTATCTCATCCTAAGAATCGGAAATATTGTTGGTAAAGGTGGAAACCCAAACACTCTTTTTAATTATTTGAAAGCACAGATTTCGAGCAGCAACAAGTTTTCACTACATATTAAAGCAAGAAGATTATTAATAGATATTGATGATATTGCTCTATTTTTAGATACAAACTGTTCTCAGCTAAAGAATAAAACAATTAATTTCGCTTATCCATATTACTATGATCTGAAAGAAAT harbors:
- a CDS encoding glycosyltransferase family 2 protein, yielding MFPLISIIVPCYNQAEYLDECLQTVLEQTFQNWECIIVDDGSPDNTEEVAKRWVEKDSRFKYLYKSNGGLSSARNAGIEIAAGEWILPLDCDDKIGNQYLKLAEEKFNENYKIIYCNAEKFGSQNGFWQLPDYSRKTLAVENIIFCTAFFRKNDWKRVNGYDTNLIYGWEDWEFWISILKDGGEVYKINEICFYYRIKETSMITEMSSIDGNMKIMTSKNIIYKKHIAFFTKELGSFQSLYKQNKKLIAENNHLKNLLNSKRYTVINKIFNLFKL
- a CDS encoding glycosyltransferase → MKVSVALCTYNGEKYLSDQLDSIMNQTTLVDEIVICDDGSNDKTINILYDYQSKFPDIIKIFRNEKNLGFIKNFEKAINLSSHEIIIISDQDDIWGKDKIQETVHFLETNPQYDGVFHDLKLIDNEKTYPSYLDWKKITHEEINQEIKNNELFAALVKKGSFILGCALAIKKDALKAHDMENFPIAHDYYIAQKLSLKNKLGFISKSLSSYRLHANQVYGLRYKSDKNEEENISSTQKYFKEYVWGYLQVLKRYKELNPKENEKKTDIYSVFIKNRNTYLKSLSFLERKKYILKCIRHKYLDMEIPDLFKI
- a CDS encoding glycosyltransferase family 2 protein yields the protein MDVSICITTYKHEKYIKECLESIFSQEFNGEYEIIICNDNSPDNTEAIIHEIITTHPKGSKVKYYKNTPNLGYVKNTLYSFSKASGKYISILDGDDYWINPLKLQKQYDFLETNPDFSGVGTDSKVIYEELSKPSHNFSNHLDQELTKDNLTDLNICQTSTFFFRKNILKPDFPKDIISADRCLYLLAGCYGKIKVLPEQMSTYRQFGASISKNVTYDMMKKDFEIVPFIKKYNSDYKSSKLKSYFYYTLMTYSNVITKFNFYKAATGYFFNNVLSKFSLNPIKLYLAIKWSKHTINQKYQIKVENNSFI
- a CDS encoding NAD(P)-dependent oxidoreductase — encoded protein: MIIGNGLIANSLKNIDSGDMLFFASGVSNSLETRSSEFEREFTLLKNTFKNNSDDSKLIYFSTLSINDQSKQSSHYVLHKKEIENYIQENSENYLILRIGNIVGKGGNPNTLFNYLKAQISSSNKFSLHIKARRLLIDIDDIALFLDTNCSQLKNKTINFAYPYYYDLKEIINAIQLKMDKKANYDEVNEGDFYKVDFDENTNNFFSKTTSEDYMKILTEKYI